In Microbacterium binotii, one DNA window encodes the following:
- the dapE gene encoding succinyl-diaminopimelate desuccinylase has product MPVLDLSASAVELTQAICDIPSVSGDEATLADAIAAALAPLPHLEVFRDGDTIIARTRLGRPQRVVIAGHIDTVPLNDNLPTRLIDDEGEPTLWGRGTVDMKAGVAVQLKLAAELTDPRVDITWMWYDHEEVEASLNGLGRVASLRPDLFEADFAILGEPSNGQVEGGCNGTLRVVARTHGVRAHSARAWVGENAIHAAAPILTRLAAYEPATIDVEGLAYREGLNAVRVTGGVAGNVIPDLCEVEINYRFAPSRSVAEAEAHVREVLAGFEVELTDSSAGARPGLDAPLAQEFVRAVGAQPHPKYGWTDVARFSALGVPAVNYGPGNPSLAHHDQERVSIAQIEDVERGLRTWLST; this is encoded by the coding sequence ATGCCCGTGCTGGATCTGTCCGCGTCCGCCGTCGAGCTCACGCAGGCGATCTGCGACATCCCGAGCGTCTCCGGCGATGAGGCGACGCTGGCGGACGCCATCGCCGCCGCCCTCGCGCCCCTGCCGCACCTCGAGGTCTTCCGCGACGGCGACACCATCATCGCCCGTACCCGTCTCGGCAGACCGCAGCGTGTCGTGATCGCCGGGCACATCGACACGGTTCCCCTGAACGACAATCTCCCGACCCGCCTGATCGACGACGAGGGCGAACCGACCCTCTGGGGGCGTGGCACGGTCGACATGAAGGCGGGCGTCGCGGTTCAGCTGAAGCTCGCCGCCGAGCTCACCGATCCCCGCGTCGACATCACCTGGATGTGGTACGACCACGAAGAGGTGGAGGCTTCCCTCAACGGGCTCGGCCGTGTGGCGAGCCTGCGCCCGGACCTCTTCGAGGCCGACTTCGCGATTCTGGGCGAGCCCTCGAACGGCCAGGTCGAGGGAGGCTGCAACGGGACGCTGCGCGTCGTGGCGCGCACGCACGGCGTCCGGGCCCACAGCGCTCGCGCCTGGGTGGGGGAGAACGCGATCCACGCCGCTGCTCCGATCCTCACCCGCCTCGCCGCTTACGAGCCGGCGACGATCGACGTCGAGGGACTCGCCTACCGCGAGGGTCTCAACGCCGTGCGCGTGACGGGTGGCGTGGCAGGCAACGTCATCCCCGATCTCTGCGAGGTGGAGATCAACTACCGCTTCGCGCCGAGCAGGTCCGTGGCCGAGGCGGAGGCGCACGTGCGCGAGGTGCTCGCGGGCTTCGAGGTCGAGCTGACGGACTCGTCCGCGGGCGCCCGGCCCGGTCTGGACGCTCCCCTTGCGCAGGAGTTCGTGCGCGCGGTCGGTGCCCAACCGCATCCGAAGTACGGCTGGACGGATGTGGCGCGCTTCTCGGCGCTGGGTGTGCCCGCGGTGAACTACGGCCCGGGGAACCCGAGTCTGGCCCACCACGACCAGGAGCGCGTGTCGATCGCGCAGATCGAGGACGTCGAGCGCGGACTGCGCACGTGGCTGAGCACCTGA